From Sporosarcina sp. Marseille-Q4943, the proteins below share one genomic window:
- a CDS encoding DUF4179 domain-containing protein, giving the protein MSKLPIDVPKEKLQQIRMDTFRKVQREKKIKKRIVPVAIVALLCVSIIFSIRVSPTIASYVAKIPVFHALVSEVEINDGIKDIVDNEYFEGINENKSKNGLSLTLQGVIADQSGFVLFYDAAASFDLHLKKVQLFQGDDEIECGCRFGNTENQTSTSSLVEYSFSEPIAYTSKDFKAVFHFKDIDNGNIEIAIPFTLQNEIAQEKVINANRTVDIDGQKFTITQIRRSPLKTAIDIEIEESNTMQILALDDITVMTDSGERRGSIINGMTTHGDIRDGKFTIYLQSNYFHNSDSLTINIGAVQAVPKGDDFIEVDFGSKEVLTKPDYFNWDISVEQQGISVAVKKGENGGNLLWLYNAVKEDGTPLQFVSTKISRDGQYVTETTKFQDFDGKAKIYFRYYFNPIGKNIELNIPLQ; this is encoded by the coding sequence ATGAGCAAACTGCCGATTGACGTTCCAAAGGAGAAACTTCAACAAATTCGAATGGATACTTTCCGTAAAGTTCAGCGAGAAAAAAAGATAAAGAAGCGCATTGTACCAGTTGCAATAGTTGCTTTGCTTTGCGTAAGTATAATATTTTCAATTCGTGTTTCTCCTACGATTGCAAGTTATGTTGCAAAAATACCTGTTTTTCATGCACTTGTATCAGAGGTTGAAATAAATGATGGAATTAAAGACATAGTTGACAATGAATACTTTGAAGGGATTAATGAGAACAAGTCAAAAAATGGCCTATCACTTACCTTGCAAGGCGTGATTGCAGATCAGTCGGGATTTGTACTTTTCTATGACGCTGCTGCCTCATTTGATTTACACCTGAAGAAAGTACAATTATTCCAAGGTGACGATGAAATAGAATGCGGCTGTAGATTCGGAAACACAGAGAATCAAACAAGCACCTCTTCTTTAGTAGAATATAGCTTTTCAGAGCCAATCGCTTATACTTCGAAGGATTTTAAAGCCGTTTTTCATTTTAAGGATATAGATAATGGGAATATTGAAATAGCGATACCGTTTACACTACAAAACGAAATAGCTCAAGAAAAAGTTATAAATGCGAATCGTACTGTAGATATCGATGGTCAGAAATTTACGATAACACAAATTCGCCGTTCTCCATTAAAAACGGCCATAGATATTGAAATAGAAGAATCGAATACAATGCAAATATTAGCTCTTGATGATATTACAGTCATGACGGATAGTGGAGAGCGAAGAGGTAGTATCATAAATGGTATGACAACTCACGGAGATATTCGCGACGGCAAATTTACGATCTATTTGCAAAGTAACTATTTCCACAATTCAGATTCACTCACGATTAATATTGGTGCTGTTCAGGCCGTTCCAAAGGGCGATGATTTTATAGAAGTTGATTTTGGCTCAAAAGAAGTACTCACCAAACCTGATTATTTCAATTGGGACATTTCCGTAGAACAGCAAGGGATATCAGTTGCTGTAAAGAAAGGGGAAAATGGAGGTAACCTTTTATGGCTATATAATGCTGTAAAAGAAGATGGTACGCCGTTACAATTTGTAAGTACCAAAATTTCACGAGATGGGCAGTACGTAACGGAGACGACAAAGTTTCAAGATTTTGATGGCAAAGCAAAAATATATTTTAGATATTACTTCAATCCTATTGGGAAAAATATCGAACTGAATATTCCG
- a CDS encoding NUDIX hydrolase codes for MEYYKYLRQYVGQRPIILPGSVVIIINEQNEVLLQKRNDGYWGLPGGLMDLGESFEEVAKREVFEETGLVVENLNLLNVFSGSEYYFKISNGDELYSVTAVYYTNEVSGDMKIDYSESEKMQYVSIYNLPIELTDEYRGYIEQYIDCEKI; via the coding sequence ATGGAATACTATAAATATCTTAGACAGTATGTAGGACAAAGACCAATTATTTTACCAGGTTCTGTTGTTATTATTATAAATGAACAAAATGAAGTGTTATTGCAAAAAAGAAACGATGGATATTGGGGGTTACCAGGTGGTTTGATGGATTTAGGTGAAAGTTTTGAAGAAGTAGCAAAGAGAGAGGTTTTTGAAGAAACAGGATTAGTAGTTGAAAATTTAAATTTACTTAATGTTTTCTCTGGTTCTGAATATTACTTTAAGATTTCTAATGGCGACGAATTATATTCGGTAACAGCTGTTTATTATACCAATGAAGTAAGTGGAGATATGAAGATTGATTATAGCGAATCAGAAAAGATGCAATATGTCTCAATTTATAATTTACCTATTGAATTAACAGATGAGTATAGAGGATATATTGAGCAATATATAGATTGTGAAAAGATATAA
- a CDS encoding sigma-70 family RNA polymerase sigma factor, with the protein MEFEIVQRAIRGDHQAILSLIEMDEEILYRMAFTYMKNEQDTLDVMQELIYKALKKMHTVKQQEYARTWLVRVLINCCKDHLRKRQPTVPIEEHHLSGWVIYSDLERLLEHLSLSEQQLVYMKYFQQLKNKEIAELNQIPEGTVKSKLHHILKKLRNSAGEKEDWL; encoded by the coding sequence ATGGAATTTGAAATCGTGCAGCGTGCTATTCGTGGGGATCATCAAGCGATACTTTCACTTATTGAAATGGATGAAGAGATTTTATATCGCATGGCTTTTACATATATGAAAAATGAACAAGACACCTTAGACGTAATGCAGGAGCTTATTTACAAGGCACTAAAAAAAATGCATACCGTTAAACAGCAAGAATATGCCAGAACATGGCTCGTCCGAGTTTTAATCAATTGTTGTAAAGACCATTTAAGAAAACGACAACCAACCGTTCCAATTGAGGAACATCACTTATCTGGTTGGGTCATCTATTCTGATTTGGAGCGACTACTAGAACATTTATCTTTGTCGGAGCAACAACTTGTCTATATGAAATATTTTCAGCAACTAAAAAACAAAGAAATTGCTGAACTAAATCAAATTCCCGAGGGTACTGTAAAGTCTAAGCTTCACCACATATTAAAGAAGCTTAGAAATTCCGCTGGAGAAAAGGAGGACTGGCTATGA
- a CDS encoding dihydrofolate reductase family protein yields MSKKRNLVLYIAVSLDGYIATEDESLEWLFNVEGEGDNGYSEFYETVDTVLIGKKTYDWIIRHETREFPYKNKECYVFTRSSIEDTEDVKFINDDIVSVTNKLKNQEGRNIWIVGGGELLHHFVKKKLVDEIILTVAPTIIGKGVPLFKKGDYQLDLTLKGTRNFNQFVELHYGVKK; encoded by the coding sequence ATGAGTAAAAAACGAAATTTGGTATTGTATATTGCTGTGAGTTTAGACGGGTATATTGCTACGGAAGACGAGTCTTTAGAATGGCTATTTAATGTTGAAGGTGAAGGAGATAACGGATATTCAGAGTTTTATGAGACAGTAGATACAGTTTTAATAGGTAAAAAAACTTATGATTGGATAATTAGACACGAAACAAGGGAATTCCCATATAAAAATAAAGAGTGCTATGTATTTACAAGATCTTCAATTGAAGATACCGAAGATGTCAAATTTATTAATGATGACATAGTTAGTGTTACTAATAAATTGAAAAATCAAGAAGGAAGAAACATTTGGATTGTTGGTGGAGGAGAATTGTTACATCATTTTGTAAAAAAAAAATTAGTTGATGAAATTATTTTAACAGTTGCCCCAACCATAATAGGAAAAGGAGTTCCGTTATTTAAAAAAGGAGATTATCAATTAGACCTTACGTTGAAAGGAACTAGGAACTTTAATCAATTTGTGGAATTACATTATGGCGTTAAAAAATAA